The Sulfolobales archaeon genome includes a region encoding these proteins:
- a CDS encoding (Fe-S)-binding protein: protein MRQGVRYDPIAKAREEFSKCVFCGFCESSCPTLAETGERGYGPRGRVRVVGLLLNGIYSEKTAEYLYTCLLCYACVPPCPTGVDIPGIVEAGRAILVRISQGMRIRSI from the coding sequence ATGAGGCAAGGGGTAAGATATGATCCTATTGCTAAGGCTAGGGAGGAGTTCAGCAAATGTGTTTTCTGCGGCTTCTGCGAATCATCATGCCCAACCCTAGCAGAGACGGGTGAGAGGGGGTATGGGCCTAGGGGTAGGGTGAGGGTTGTTGGTCTACTCCTAAACGGCATATACTCGGAGAAGACGGCTGAATACCTCTACACATGTCTCCTATGCTACGCATGTGTACCCCCATGCCCAACGGGTGTTGATATACCAGGTATTGTGGAGGCTGGAAGAGCTATCCTGGTGAGGATCTCTCAGGGTATGAGGATCAGATCCATTTAG
- a CDS encoding FAD-linked oxidase C-terminal domain-containing protein, giving the protein KVRRGRVPLVAEYMEDRVAEKVIRNTGINIPVGHTIIVDLEADSRDEAERLINMLRDFARSSGSIYIATAMSGEEGFEEIYRFRRSMFPSYVRLKKRKHVIAEDTAVPISKIPEFISRIREIERRYGREIELGGHLGDGNLHPHIEGDLEDPSDRSVVMSIAKDIVVEALKLGGTSSSEHGIGSMKLELLLIELRNRNSEHTLELMAGIKRVFDPKWILNPGRVIPYEARGKI; this is encoded by the coding sequence AAAGTTAGAAGGGGTAGGGTTCCTCTTGTGGCTGAGTATATGGAGGATAGGGTTGCTGAGAAGGTGATAAGAAATACTGGTATTAATATACCTGTTGGCCATACAATCATAGTGGATCTAGAGGCAGATTCCAGGGATGAGGCTGAGAGGCTCATCAATATGCTGAGGGACTTTGCTAGGAGCAGCGGCTCTATATATATAGCAACTGCTATGAGTGGTGAGGAGGGGTTTGAGGAGATATATAGATTCAGGAGATCTATGTTCCCATCTTATGTTAGGCTGAAGAAGCGTAAGCATGTAATAGCTGAGGACACAGCTGTGCCTATATCCAAGATCCCGGAGTTCATCTCTAGGATCAGGGAGATCGAGAGGAGATATGGTAGGGAGATCGAGTTGGGGGGTCATCTGGGAGATGGAAATCTACATCCACATATAGAGGGTGATCTAGAGGATCCCAGCGATAGATCTGTTGTGATGAGCATAGCAAAGGATATAGTTGTTGAAGCCCTCAAGCTAGGGGGCACATCAAGCTCAGAGCATGGGATAGGATCTATGAAGCTAGAGCTGCTACTAATAGAACTTAGGAATAGAAACTCAGAGCACACGCTAGAGCTGATGGCTGGGATTAAAAGGGTCTTCGACCCTAAATGGATCTTGAATCCCGGTAGGGTGATCCCATATGAGGCAAGGGGTAAGATATGA